From a region of the Brevibacterium siliguriense genome:
- a CDS encoding carbon-nitrogen hydrolase family protein, translating to MTQLRVSVGQFEAQRDVDSNFSEVETIVSGSAEKSDLVILPENCMYSDPSKEAPDVRYSESLDGEFTSALRELAAKYETNILAGITETNGDDANRPFNTLVQVTPEGELAGVYRKIHLYDAFGHRESDKVTPAPIANPLVFSINGVKVGALTCYDLRFPEVVRWVALRNVDMIALPAAWAAGPLKEFHWEALIRARAIENTVYFAGAGQTGPSCTGLSQIVDPMGVVLANAGEAGGAVATVTVTSERVAAVRKANPSLNNRRFDVVPAQ from the coding sequence ATGACACAGCTGAGGGTTTCCGTGGGCCAGTTTGAAGCTCAACGCGATGTGGATTCCAACTTTTCCGAAGTCGAAACGATCGTTTCAGGCTCGGCTGAGAAATCCGACCTTGTGATTCTTCCGGAGAATTGTATGTATTCCGATCCGAGTAAGGAGGCGCCAGACGTTCGCTACTCGGAGTCGCTGGACGGAGAGTTCACATCTGCGCTTAGAGAGCTGGCAGCCAAGTACGAAACAAACATACTCGCGGGTATCACCGAAACCAACGGGGACGATGCGAATCGGCCGTTCAATACCTTGGTTCAAGTGACTCCTGAAGGTGAGCTGGCTGGCGTTTACCGAAAAATCCACCTGTATGATGCGTTTGGCCACCGGGAGTCGGACAAAGTTACACCTGCCCCAATCGCGAATCCTTTGGTCTTCTCGATCAACGGAGTCAAGGTCGGAGCTCTGACCTGTTACGATCTGCGATTCCCCGAAGTAGTGCGGTGGGTCGCTCTTCGAAACGTCGACATGATCGCGCTCCCCGCGGCTTGGGCGGCTGGCCCTCTCAAAGAGTTCCATTGGGAGGCACTAATCCGTGCTCGGGCTATTGAAAACACAGTTTATTTCGCAGGCGCCGGGCAAACTGGACCGTCGTGTACAGGACTCAGCCAGATCGTGGACCCTATGGGAGTTGTTCTGGCCAACGCGGGTGAGGCTGGAGGCGCAGTAGCGACCGTAACTGTTACGAGTGAGCGAGTTGCTGCTGTTCGCAAGGCCAACCCAAGCCTGAACAATCGTCGGTTCGACGTTGTACCAGCGCAGTAA
- a CDS encoding GntR family transcriptional regulator, with product MNSLHDTSLARFGGWTASVDLPPGKRDPSIKAAEYAYRYLKDLIVTLELPPRAIITEKEVASATDISRTPVREAFFRLQGERLLEIIPRRGAAVPEITLRGITEQAQTRLVLEGYGVESICNRKIPVANDLFKIIEEQEAVYRRDPTQVLEMVLIDKEFHWSLVKAIGNTEFSQLYNTLHDRQVRIGVAMFNAVKGRPCKAIHQHAKIAEAIRDFDAPLALDRLEFHLIESLDELTGIFTG from the coding sequence ATGAACAGTTTACACGATACCTCTCTTGCCCGGTTTGGTGGATGGACCGCTTCGGTAGATCTGCCGCCGGGTAAGAGGGATCCGTCAATAAAGGCGGCGGAATATGCATATAGGTATCTGAAGGACCTTATAGTCACCCTGGAGCTGCCGCCACGCGCAATCATCACAGAGAAGGAAGTGGCTAGTGCGACAGACATATCCAGAACTCCTGTCCGCGAAGCGTTCTTCCGGCTACAGGGTGAGCGGCTGCTTGAAATTATTCCGAGGCGGGGGGCAGCTGTTCCCGAAATTACTCTTCGAGGGATTACCGAACAGGCCCAGACCAGACTTGTACTTGAAGGCTATGGCGTCGAGTCAATCTGCAACAGAAAGATCCCAGTCGCAAACGATTTGTTCAAGATCATTGAAGAGCAAGAGGCTGTGTACCGTCGCGATCCCACGCAAGTACTTGAGATGGTATTAATCGACAAAGAGTTTCATTGGTCGTTAGTTAAAGCTATCGGGAATACCGAATTCTCGCAGCTGTACAATACGTTGCACGACCGCCAGGTTCGCATTGGAGTAGCCATGTTTAACGCAGTCAAAGGACGACCGTGTAAGGCTATCCATCAGCACGCAAAAATCGCAGAGGCGATTCGTGATTTTGATGCTCCTCTAGCACTGGATCGACTCGAATTTCACCTGATTGAAAGCCTTGACGAGCTGACTGGAATTTTTACAGGCTGA
- a CDS encoding sulfite exporter TauE/SafE family protein has product MLVLSSVAAIFIISAAVQGMTGIGFSLVVLALLIPLVGPLDGVTLIVINSAVTSLIVTIRSFRGIEWKHLVALSVPSVVVAFPVILLLNHVPEAVISLVVGGLLLSCTIGLVLNVKVRQLRGGYGPAAAGLVSGFLNATAGVAGPLLGVFSASVSWSHRIFVDTAQPFFIVSGLAVLGAKFMFQDTQSGFVVGGDIALVAVAGCMLGLLLGSKLINKMSEATGHKLVIGVSAMGATGTLIGAAIQLV; this is encoded by the coding sequence TTGCTTGTATTGTCGTCAGTTGCTGCGATTTTTATTATTTCAGCAGCAGTGCAAGGAATGACAGGTATCGGATTCTCGCTGGTGGTACTTGCTTTGTTGATTCCGCTGGTTGGGCCGTTGGACGGTGTGACACTCATAGTCATCAACAGTGCTGTGACAAGTTTGATAGTGACGATTCGATCATTTCGAGGAATTGAGTGGAAGCACCTCGTCGCACTGTCTGTGCCGAGCGTAGTTGTGGCGTTTCCGGTAATTTTACTCTTGAACCACGTACCGGAGGCCGTCATAAGCTTGGTTGTTGGTGGGTTATTATTGAGCTGCACAATTGGTTTAGTGCTCAACGTCAAGGTGCGGCAACTGCGCGGTGGCTACGGCCCGGCTGCAGCAGGACTAGTATCCGGTTTCTTGAATGCGACTGCGGGTGTTGCGGGGCCCTTGCTAGGGGTGTTTTCGGCCTCTGTAAGTTGGTCGCACCGAATCTTCGTAGATACCGCGCAACCATTCTTTATAGTTTCAGGCTTGGCAGTTCTTGGAGCAAAATTTATGTTTCAAGACACTCAAAGTGGATTCGTGGTGGGTGGCGACATCGCGTTGGTGGCTGTTGCTGGATGTATGCTCGGACTGTTGTTGGGATCAAAATTGATCAATAAGATGTCTGAGGCAACCGGGCATAAATTGGTAATTGGAGTCTCGGCAATGGGCGCAACTGGGACTCTAATTGGCGCAGCGATTCAACTAGTATAA
- the pabB gene encoding aminodeoxychorismate synthase component I produces MIRTLLIDNADSFTLNLVHLLAEVNECAPTLVPNDWEEFELSVLDEFDNVVISPGPGTPERPSDFGICAEVIEHSLIPVLGVCLGHQGIAHVHGGMVAHAPEPRHGRVSMIRHSEAELFAGIPSPFSAVRYHSLAVTSLPSCLEATAWSEDGVIQALRHRTRPQWGVQFHPESIASEHARTLLQNFAELTEAWNRRGQYENDLPGTEDWVGKDVASGSDVPAGKCGALDPSQRTTSLSNPRHHYILDTDVVPQKVSDERLFAELFGDAPEAVWLDGNIPGNDSSRFSIMGAPSGPLSKVATASVPKGTVEVRSASCETENIIQSSGFFDWLDAELAGMTISVSGTWVEPPSAGSENPVMRADSQDLPFDFRLGWVGYLGYEHKAEVGSPNRHESDLPDAVMIFLDRALVIDHDTDRIHLLSLRRADDSDGQAANQVWLDHTRARIASISIDKVTGAHQPNIASAKMDTTDPANRRNPTLSARHSRDEYLDLIDEVQEKITDGETYEVCLTNMLEGTVDPYESPLTMYLRLRADNPTPFGAFIRTREASILSTSPERFLRIGADSRVESKPIKGTRPRGANLAEDEAIKAELAASVKDRSENLMIVDLVRHDLGRTAELGSVQVDTLFGIESYATVHQMVSTVSSRLAEDASPVACVRAAFPPGSMTGAPKLRTMAIIDELEAGPRGVYSGAVGYFSLGGAVDLSVVIRALVVQGETLRYGVGGAIVALSDSDEEYAEAVVKAAPMLRLLGGAEFPGEVVIYADDPSELRTRIHSIDQTGDVDFHAVIPAEEVGPADTAVAEYLGGVER; encoded by the coding sequence GTGATCCGGACGTTGCTCATCGACAATGCCGATTCATTCACCCTCAATCTCGTCCACCTCCTTGCCGAGGTGAATGAGTGCGCGCCGACGCTCGTGCCCAACGACTGGGAAGAATTCGAGCTGAGCGTGCTCGACGAGTTCGACAATGTTGTCATCTCCCCGGGACCGGGAACTCCCGAGCGGCCGTCCGACTTCGGCATCTGCGCCGAGGTGATCGAACATTCCCTGATCCCGGTGCTCGGCGTGTGCCTCGGTCATCAAGGTATCGCTCATGTGCACGGGGGAATGGTTGCGCACGCTCCCGAGCCTCGACACGGTCGAGTCTCGATGATTCGGCATTCGGAGGCCGAGTTATTCGCCGGTATCCCCTCGCCGTTCTCAGCCGTGCGGTATCACTCCCTGGCGGTGACTAGCTTGCCTTCTTGTTTGGAAGCGACCGCGTGGTCGGAAGATGGAGTCATCCAGGCGCTGCGGCATCGGACCAGGCCACAGTGGGGAGTCCAGTTCCATCCGGAATCGATCGCGTCCGAGCACGCACGGACGTTGCTGCAGAACTTTGCGGAGCTGACAGAGGCGTGGAACCGCCGCGGTCAGTACGAGAATGACCTGCCGGGTACGGAGGATTGGGTTGGCAAGGATGTGGCCTCCGGTTCCGACGTCCCCGCGGGGAAGTGCGGAGCACTCGATCCGTCCCAAAGGACCACCAGTCTTTCTAACCCTCGACACCATTACATTCTCGACACCGATGTGGTACCTCAAAAGGTCTCCGACGAACGTCTCTTCGCCGAGCTATTCGGTGATGCACCTGAGGCCGTTTGGCTCGACGGAAACATACCTGGCAATGACTCCTCCCGGTTCTCAATCATGGGCGCGCCGTCCGGTCCACTGAGCAAAGTTGCGACCGCCTCGGTGCCGAAAGGGACTGTCGAAGTTCGCTCGGCCAGTTGCGAAACAGAGAACATCATTCAGTCATCCGGATTTTTCGACTGGCTCGATGCTGAGCTCGCTGGCATGACTATCTCAGTGTCAGGCACATGGGTTGAACCGCCCAGCGCCGGATCCGAAAACCCCGTCATGCGCGCGGACAGCCAAGACCTGCCGTTCGATTTCCGACTCGGGTGGGTCGGTTACCTCGGCTACGAGCACAAGGCCGAGGTCGGCTCACCGAACCGGCACGAATCCGACCTGCCTGATGCCGTCATGATATTCCTCGATCGCGCCCTGGTCATCGACCACGACACTGATCGCATCCACCTTCTGTCACTGCGTCGCGCCGATGACTCAGACGGCCAAGCAGCTAACCAGGTCTGGCTCGACCACACACGCGCACGGATCGCGTCGATCTCCATCGATAAGGTCACTGGCGCTCACCAACCGAACATCGCCTCGGCGAAGATGGACACCACAGACCCGGCGAATCGCCGCAATCCAACTCTCTCGGCACGGCACAGTCGGGACGAGTACCTCGACCTCATCGACGAAGTGCAAGAGAAGATCACCGATGGCGAGACTTACGAAGTCTGTCTGACGAACATGCTCGAGGGCACCGTCGACCCGTATGAGTCGCCACTGACGATGTACCTGCGGCTGCGCGCGGACAACCCGACTCCGTTCGGAGCATTTATTCGCACGCGTGAGGCGTCAATTCTCAGTACCTCACCTGAGCGATTTCTGCGGATTGGCGCTGACAGCCGGGTGGAGTCGAAGCCGATCAAGGGTACTCGGCCTAGGGGTGCGAACCTGGCCGAGGACGAGGCGATCAAGGCTGAGCTGGCAGCCTCGGTGAAGGATCGGTCGGAGAATCTCATGATCGTCGATCTCGTCCGGCACGACCTCGGGCGCACGGCCGAGCTGGGATCGGTGCAGGTGGACACGCTGTTCGGGATCGAGTCCTATGCGACGGTGCATCAGATGGTCTCGACGGTGAGTTCACGCTTGGCCGAGGACGCCAGTCCGGTGGCGTGTGTGCGGGCGGCGTTCCCACCGGGGTCGATGACCGGGGCGCCGAAGCTGCGGACGATGGCGATCATCGATGAGCTCGAGGCCGGCCCGCGTGGGGTGTACAGCGGCGCGGTCGGGTATTTCTCGCTCGGCGGTGCCGTCGATCTCAGCGTCGTCATCCGCGCGCTCGTCGTCCAGGGCGAGACGCTGAGGTACGGGGTCGGCGGAGCGATCGTCGCGCTCTCGGACTCCGACGAGGAGTATGCGGAGGCGGTGGTGAAAGCGGCACCGATGCTGAGGTTGCTCGGTGGAGCGGAGTTCCCTGGCGAAGTGGTCATTTATGCGGACGATCCGTCCGAACTGAGGACACGTATCCATTCGATTGATCAGACAGGCGATGTTGACTTCCACGCCGTGATTCCTGCCGAGGAGGTCGGACCGGCCGATACCGCTGTGGCCGAATATTTGGGTGGAGTTGAGCGATGA
- a CDS encoding aminotransferase class IV translates to MNVWLWNQQDLRFEEPTSDISSWTLVAADSWLVEDGRVRALDRHRARFGDAATQVGMGHAITDDFWAAAIEKIPATGEWFPRVDVLEVSPDVDCELAFRLRPAPTRTQELKVLVPPYSDPRSTPRRKGPDIALLEGLRTDARELYGCDEVLLIDGDGYVIEGATTSLLWWDGDTLCVTDLELGALPSVTSAVIVEEALNRSVPVESRRVRPEGLFGHEVRLVNALHGIRRGSEFVDGRDFHDSVQRGGESNQAWTKRRSGPRADAVRLGRWREWLETIKVSPGM, encoded by the coding sequence ATGAACGTGTGGCTGTGGAATCAACAGGATCTCCGTTTCGAGGAGCCGACGTCGGACATCAGCTCCTGGACGTTGGTTGCAGCGGATTCGTGGCTTGTTGAAGACGGGCGGGTACGAGCGTTAGACCGTCACCGGGCACGGTTCGGTGATGCAGCTACACAGGTGGGGATGGGTCATGCGATCACCGACGATTTCTGGGCGGCAGCGATCGAGAAGATCCCGGCGACGGGGGAGTGGTTCCCTCGCGTGGATGTCCTTGAGGTTTCGCCTGACGTCGATTGTGAGTTGGCATTCCGATTGCGGCCGGCACCGACTCGGACGCAGGAGTTGAAGGTTCTCGTCCCGCCTTATTCCGACCCACGCAGTACTCCGAGACGCAAGGGTCCGGATATCGCATTGCTTGAGGGGCTGCGGACGGATGCCCGTGAGCTGTATGGCTGTGACGAGGTATTGCTCATCGATGGGGACGGGTACGTCATCGAGGGAGCAACGACGAGCCTGCTGTGGTGGGACGGGGACACATTGTGTGTGACCGATCTGGAGTTGGGTGCTTTGCCGAGTGTCACCTCGGCGGTGATCGTCGAGGAAGCCCTCAATCGATCTGTTCCGGTCGAGTCGCGGCGAGTGCGGCCCGAGGGACTTTTCGGGCACGAGGTGCGGCTCGTCAACGCGCTCCACGGGATTCGGCGAGGGAGTGAATTCGTTGACGGGCGTGACTTTCACGACAGTGTGCAGCGCGGCGGTGAGTCGAATCAGGCTTGGACTAAGCGTAGAAGCGGGCCCCGTGCGGATGCGGTCCGGCTCGGCCGTTGGCGTGAATGGTTGGAAACGATTAAGGTCTCTCCGGGCATGTGA
- a CDS encoding aspartate/glutamate racemase family protein, translating into MRRIGLLGGMSWHSSIEYYTKINDAVAKQLGGHHSAQILLDSCDFADIRELQEANDWAGNDASLVATAQRLVDGGAEAVAIATNLMHKCAPAIEVSVDAPLIHMVDSIATMAKRQGYSTLAVLGTRWTMLEDFYTGRLEAQGIKTLVPDEATCLEVDQIIWDELTQGVFTDNSRARYVEIMNDLKDRGADAVALSCTEIGLLVPRRPLPYPRSTPSTRTSLRSWSG; encoded by the coding sequence ATGCGCAGGATCGGTCTGCTGGGTGGAATGAGCTGGCATTCGAGCATCGAGTACTACACGAAGATCAATGATGCCGTGGCGAAACAGCTCGGTGGTCACCATTCGGCGCAGATCCTCCTCGACTCATGCGACTTCGCAGATATCCGGGAGCTACAGGAAGCCAACGATTGGGCGGGCAATGACGCGTCGCTCGTGGCGACGGCACAGCGTTTGGTCGACGGCGGCGCCGAGGCCGTTGCAATTGCCACGAACCTCATGCATAAATGCGCTCCGGCGATCGAGGTCTCAGTCGATGCGCCTCTCATTCACATGGTCGATTCGATCGCGACTATGGCGAAGCGCCAGGGCTATTCGACGCTGGCGGTTCTGGGCACCCGATGGACGATGCTCGAAGACTTCTATACCGGCCGGCTCGAAGCCCAGGGCATCAAGACTCTGGTACCGGATGAGGCAACGTGCCTCGAGGTCGATCAGATCATCTGGGACGAACTCACCCAAGGAGTCTTCACTGACAATTCGCGGGCCCGGTACGTCGAAATCATGAACGACCTCAAAGATCGCGGAGCTGACGCAGTTGCACTGTCGTGCACAGAGATCGGCCTCCTCGTCCCCCGGAGACCGCTCCCCTACCCGCGATCGACTCCGTCGACGCGCACGTCGCTGCGATCGTGGAGTGGATGA
- a CDS encoding LysR family transcriptional regulator: MATVFEQALDLGEPKRLLIFGAIAESGSIGAAARVLGWSQPALSQHMTALEKDLGVTLFDRTPRGIRLTTAGQLARIRANEVAASVTGLRSDLAKAFGLGGRNVRLAGFPSFVIGPLAAALGRLEANAGTSTDSPLHHSYEVSEAEPPEALRLLDDGAIDIAFLFHHEDEAPPELPGHTTVDLGADHLDLLVPERWNRAGQIQHLNDVAELPWIMGCVRCRSTAERLCRTAGFEPRTRHITDNPGAIQSLVANGLGVALLPRSARRYSQIAGIDPIALEEAGARRVSALIPDGLADASEVVDLIDALRAADIAVGGTGAPTGADAAEVASGATAAGTSADGYSDS, from the coding sequence ATGGCTACTGTCTTCGAACAGGCTCTCGACCTCGGCGAGCCCAAACGCCTCCTCATCTTCGGCGCCATCGCTGAATCCGGCAGCATCGGCGCCGCCGCGCGCGTCCTCGGCTGGTCCCAGCCGGCACTGTCCCAACACATGACTGCGCTCGAGAAGGACCTCGGCGTCACCCTCTTCGACCGCACTCCACGCGGCATCCGGCTCACCACCGCCGGCCAACTCGCCCGCATCCGAGCCAACGAGGTGGCCGCCTCGGTGACGGGATTGCGCAGCGACCTCGCGAAAGCATTCGGCCTCGGCGGACGCAATGTTCGCCTTGCCGGTTTCCCCAGCTTCGTCATCGGCCCACTGGCCGCAGCACTCGGCCGGCTCGAGGCAAACGCCGGCACAAGTACGGACTCACCGCTTCACCACTCCTACGAAGTCTCCGAGGCCGAACCGCCCGAAGCGCTTCGCCTGCTCGACGACGGTGCCATCGACATCGCGTTCCTCTTCCATCACGAAGACGAAGCCCCGCCCGAGCTCCCCGGACACACGACCGTCGACCTCGGCGCCGACCACCTCGACCTGCTCGTCCCCGAACGCTGGAACCGTGCCGGGCAGATCCAACACCTCAACGACGTCGCCGAACTGCCGTGGATCATGGGATGCGTGCGCTGCCGGTCCACCGCCGAACGCCTCTGCCGCACCGCCGGCTTTGAACCTCGGACCCGCCACATCACGGACAACCCCGGAGCCATCCAATCACTCGTGGCCAACGGACTCGGCGTCGCACTGCTGCCCCGCAGCGCCCGCCGCTACTCCCAAATCGCGGGCATCGACCCCATCGCCCTGGAAGAGGCCGGCGCCCGTCGAGTCTCCGCGCTGATCCCCGACGGTCTGGCAGACGCCTCCGAGGTGGTCGATCTCATCGATGCGCTGCGAGCCGCCGATATCGCCGTCGGTGGGACAGGCGCGCCAACCGGCGCCGATGCAGCAGAAGTCGCTAGCGGTGCAACCGCCGCCGGCACCTCGGCCGACGGTTACAGTGACTCCTGA
- a CDS encoding TRAP transporter small permease, which translates to MSTFTRVLDRWLTVTTAAAIIVMMLHIVTHALARSIFHAPIYGTNEIVEYWYLPIVALLGIPAAQLQKEHITVTMAIERVKPATAAVFTLLACLLGALVSIAFAWLGLSKALENTSIGSTADVSDVITWPVYYLVPVVFILLAVLYILDVVAILRRTEAGEEK; encoded by the coding sequence ATGAGCACGTTCACCAGAGTCCTCGACCGGTGGCTGACGGTCACCACGGCCGCGGCGATCATCGTGATGATGCTCCACATCGTCACCCATGCCTTGGCCCGGTCGATCTTCCACGCCCCGATCTACGGCACCAATGAGATCGTCGAATACTGGTACCTGCCCATCGTGGCTCTCCTCGGCATTCCCGCCGCCCAGCTGCAGAAGGAACACATCACCGTCACCATGGCCATCGAGCGGGTAAAACCCGCCACCGCTGCGGTATTCACGCTCCTCGCGTGCCTCCTCGGCGCACTCGTGTCAATCGCCTTCGCCTGGTTGGGGCTGAGCAAGGCACTGGAAAACACGAGCATCGGATCGACCGCCGATGTCTCCGATGTCATCACGTGGCCGGTGTACTACCTCGTGCCGGTCGTGTTCATCCTCCTCGCTGTGCTGTACATCCTCGACGTCGTCGCGATTCTCCGCCGCACCGAGGCAGGGGAGGAGAAGTGA
- a CDS encoding TRAP transporter large permease, protein MNANTDLTGAPLPPDDANSANVTSTQRPNSTALFPTGSRRERPGALALSIGFGLVAVCLIGLFTSPTAAIGGAWCIGMMLVLLFLSVPVAIALTVPSIIGVYAVSGIPATMNILSTAPFSAVSDWSMSVLPMFIFMGMLLTQSGLSGKIYRVADHWFSWLPGGIGIGTTFAGAGLSAVTGSTIGMTYALGRAGIPEMLKAGYDRRMAVGTIMVSGMTGNLIPPSILMVVYAGIASVPVGPALMAGAVPGILLAVCFAAFIFAIGVIVPKLVGRGQSAQNSTNTTDTTRPTTTWRDRFTSLTGIWGFAVILVVLFGGMFSGIFTPTEAGAAAALCSLLLCLWEKRGEQPWRKVAGSAMDTVAATSAIFFIMIGATMLTSLLAITGLAPILTGLITDLGLSRIGFLLVLIVLYTVMGMFFDTLSMMLLTIPILLPTLETMGVSPLWFGVFVVLLGEFAMVTPPVGIIPYIVHSIAKNPEVNLGATVTLRDIFISLLWFLPVGVIFLILMVAVPGMTEWLPDLISRTSGGMSG, encoded by the coding sequence GTGAACGCGAACACCGACCTCACCGGTGCACCCCTGCCGCCAGACGACGCGAACAGCGCGAACGTCACCAGTACCCAACGCCCGAACTCCACCGCGCTCTTCCCGACAGGTTCCCGTCGCGAACGCCCCGGCGCCCTGGCACTGAGTATCGGGTTCGGACTCGTCGCTGTCTGCCTCATCGGCCTCTTCACCAGCCCAACTGCTGCCATCGGTGGAGCCTGGTGCATCGGCATGATGCTCGTCCTCCTCTTCCTGTCCGTCCCGGTGGCCATCGCCCTGACCGTGCCCTCGATCATCGGCGTCTACGCCGTATCCGGCATCCCGGCGACGATGAACATCCTCTCCACCGCCCCATTCAGTGCCGTCTCGGACTGGTCGATGAGCGTGCTGCCCATGTTCATCTTCATGGGCATGCTGCTCACCCAATCCGGACTCTCCGGCAAGATCTACCGCGTCGCCGACCACTGGTTCTCCTGGCTGCCCGGCGGCATCGGCATCGGCACCACCTTCGCCGGAGCCGGCCTGTCGGCAGTGACCGGGTCGACCATCGGGATGACCTACGCCCTAGGCCGTGCCGGCATCCCCGAGATGCTCAAGGCCGGCTACGACCGCCGCATGGCCGTCGGCACCATCATGGTCTCCGGCATGACGGGCAACCTCATCCCGCCCTCGATCCTCATGGTCGTCTACGCCGGCATCGCCTCCGTCCCGGTTGGTCCCGCACTCATGGCCGGAGCCGTCCCCGGCATCCTGCTCGCCGTGTGCTTCGCCGCCTTCATCTTTGCCATCGGCGTCATCGTCCCGAAACTCGTCGGTCGCGGCCAGAGCGCCCAGAACTCAACGAACACTACAGACACCACTCGCCCCACGACGACCTGGCGCGACCGCTTCACCTCGCTGACCGGCATCTGGGGTTTCGCCGTCATCCTCGTCGTACTCTTCGGCGGCATGTTCTCAGGCATCTTCACTCCCACCGAGGCCGGAGCCGCCGCCGCGCTCTGCTCACTCCTGCTGTGTCTGTGGGAGAAACGAGGGGAACAACCGTGGCGGAAGGTCGCGGGATCGGCCATGGATACGGTGGCGGCCACCTCGGCGATCTTCTTCATCATGATCGGCGCGACCATGCTCACCAGCCTGCTCGCCATCACCGGACTCGCCCCCATCCTCACCGGCCTCATCACGGACCTCGGGCTGTCGCGGATCGGATTCCTGCTCGTCCTCATCGTCCTCTACACCGTCATGGGCATGTTCTTCGACACCCTGTCGATGATGCTGCTGACCATCCCGATCCTCCTGCCCACCCTCGAGACGATGGGTGTGAGCCCGCTGTGGTTCGGAGTCTTCGTCGTCCTCCTCGGCGAGTTCGCCATGGTCACCCCGCCGGTCGGCATCATCCCTTACATCGTCCACTCGATCGCGAAGAACCCCGAGGTCAACCTCGGTGCCACGGTCACGCTGCGCGACATCTTCATCTCCCTGCTGTGGTTCCTGCCCGTCGGTGTCATCTTCCTCATCCTCATGGTCGCCGTGCCCGGAATGACCGAATGGCTGCCCGACCTCATCAGCCGCACCAGCGGGGGAATGTCCGGATAA
- the dctP gene encoding TRAP transporter substrate-binding protein DctP: MKRFRSAARPAQAIAAVASLALLAGCAGSVGGDGSGSGDSAGEGFAYDASQDEIDEALADLDPVTLKFQPSAMSEKSILAPNGLDVKKAIEERSGGKIKVDIVWGQAIASYADVDDALADGRVDLAFTLPSYTPAEYPAFDAIGTAMSTLPSSPVASDLAANAAGVQAAWETPEVLEEFEKKNLVPLIPMLAAGGYSTMCSKPMTSLDDWKGKQVRVGSAAAGKQVTDLGATPVSLSFPETYAALQRGTVDCDLGQLAPNVEAGTFDVAPNIGVASDAGIARSAGAITAGKKYSELPVAYQQVIFDSMSTTFSTMMEVVIGAKAQAVEQAKDNDGSVKPFDDDVQKQMAKYAKTLSDKTAEKAGVPDAPKTLGTAGTEWAKSVSELGYDDKGDFASLDEWYPEDAKYDKLGDELFEKVMSEHRPE; this comes from the coding sequence ATGAAGCGCTTCCGCTCGGCAGCTCGCCCCGCCCAGGCCATCGCGGCGGTCGCATCGCTGGCACTGTTGGCCGGATGCGCCGGATCCGTCGGCGGCGACGGCTCGGGTTCCGGTGACTCAGCGGGGGAGGGCTTCGCCTATGACGCTTCCCAGGACGAGATCGATGAGGCTCTGGCTGATCTTGACCCGGTGACGTTGAAGTTCCAGCCGTCGGCGATGTCAGAGAAGTCGATCCTCGCGCCCAACGGACTCGACGTGAAGAAGGCCATCGAGGAGCGTTCGGGCGGCAAAATCAAGGTCGACATCGTGTGGGGTCAGGCGATCGCCAGCTACGCCGATGTCGATGACGCTCTGGCCGATGGACGCGTCGACCTCGCGTTCACTCTGCCGTCGTACACCCCGGCCGAGTACCCGGCCTTCGACGCGATCGGCACGGCCATGTCGACGTTGCCGTCCTCGCCCGTGGCCAGTGACTTGGCGGCGAACGCGGCCGGTGTGCAGGCAGCGTGGGAGACACCCGAGGTGCTTGAGGAGTTCGAGAAGAAGAACCTCGTCCCGCTCATTCCGATGCTCGCCGCCGGTGGGTATTCGACGATGTGCTCGAAGCCGATGACCTCGCTCGATGACTGGAAGGGCAAGCAGGTGCGTGTCGGTTCGGCCGCCGCGGGCAAGCAGGTGACCGATCTGGGTGCGACTCCGGTGTCGCTGTCGTTCCCGGAGACCTATGCGGCGTTGCAGCGCGGAACTGTCGACTGCGATCTCGGTCAGTTGGCTCCGAACGTGGAGGCCGGCACCTTCGATGTCGCCCCGAACATCGGTGTGGCTTCGGACGCGGGCATTGCGCGATCGGCGGGTGCGATCACGGCGGGCAAGAAGTATTCGGAGCTGCCGGTGGCCTATCAGCAGGTCATCTTCGACTCGATGTCGACGACGTTCTCCACGATGATGGAGGTCGTCATCGGTGCGAAGGCGCAGGCCGTCGAGCAGGCGAAGGACAACGACGGTTCGGTCAAGCCTTTCGACGATGACGTGCAGAAGCAGATGGCGAAGTATGCGAAGACTCTGTCGGACAAGACTGCCGAAAAGGCTGGCGTCCCCGATGCGCCGAAGACGCTGGGCACCGCTGGAACCGAATGGGCGAAGTCCGTGTCCGAGCTGGGCTACGACGACAAGGGCGACTTCGCCTCACTCGATGAGTGGTACCCGGAGGACGCAAAGTACGACAAGCTCGGCGACGAGCTGTTCGAGAAGGTCATGTCCGAGCATCGGCCGGAGTGA